Proteins co-encoded in one Halorussus lipolyticus genomic window:
- a CDS encoding DoxX family membrane protein: protein MVGSDAGGPLESAFGLAASRLPSAATLTRWGLGGMLVTAGTHKLLDPAGWAVYVTDWLAPFLVVSPVVFMLINGWLEIGFGLALLADRYAGIAAAVAAVSLTATVGYLAVVWVTTGLFGDVLARDVGLVGLALAVFVNSVRERDENSERAPSLRE from the coding sequence ATGGTCGGTAGCGACGCGGGCGGGCCGCTCGAATCGGCGTTCGGTCTGGCGGCGTCCCGCCTTCCCTCGGCGGCGACGCTGACGCGCTGGGGCCTCGGCGGGATGTTGGTCACGGCGGGCACCCACAAGCTTCTGGACCCGGCGGGGTGGGCGGTCTACGTCACGGATTGGCTCGCGCCCTTCCTCGTCGTCTCGCCGGTCGTCTTCATGCTGATAAACGGGTGGCTCGAAATCGGGTTCGGCCTCGCCCTGTTGGCCGACCGGTACGCGGGTATCGCGGCGGCGGTGGCGGCCGTCTCACTCACCGCGACGGTGGGCTACCTCGCGGTGGTGTGGGTCACGACCGGACTGTTCGGCGACGTGTTGGCCCGCGACGTGGGATTGGTCGGGTTGGCACTCGCGGTGTTCGTGAACTCGGTTCGGGAGCGCGACGAGAACTCCGAGCGCGCTCCGTCGCTCCGAGAGTAA
- a CDS encoding PQQ-binding-like beta-propeller repeat protein: protein MTEDACRFEWARPQTGDDERVGSATGHEAARGTPRGVTPSAGGPDAREKQSSRMRSDEADPNQRVTQAPNRRVTSDDSRVQFRFRADGPVETVPAVHDGTVYLGCATGCTQAFGGGDGRERWSFRTGGRVTAPAVADEAVYAGTSGGTVVALDPATGRPKWEFASDGGLQAAPSVADGDVFVADDGGRVTALHAEDGSRLWTFQSASRAVCSLGLNGTRLLLASLDGGAYAHDRTDGREHWRFKPSLAVRHAPTVADGVAYLGTVDDGRVYAISAVTGREKWRAETDGDVWASPTIADGTVFVGSGDGSVYAFDAEEGSVAWRTDLGARIWASPTVADDALLVGTDAGAVYGLDREDGAVLWWCRATDAVVAPVAVSDATAYVADCGGAVTALSLSA from the coding sequence ATGACCGAGGACGCATGCCGGTTCGAGTGGGCGCGACCGCAGACAGGGGACGACGAGCGCGTCGGCTCAGCCACCGGGCACGAAGCGGCGCGAGGGACGCCGCGGGGTGTGACCCCCTCGGCCGGTGGCCCGGACGCCCGCGAGAAACAGTCCTCGCGGATGCGTTCGGACGAGGCCGACCCAAATCAGCGTGTGACGCAGGCCCCGAACCGGCGCGTGACCTCGGACGACTCGCGGGTTCAGTTCCGGTTTCGAGCCGATGGACCGGTCGAAACCGTGCCCGCGGTTCACGACGGGACGGTGTATCTCGGCTGTGCGACCGGCTGCACGCAGGCCTTCGGCGGCGGCGACGGGCGCGAGCGGTGGTCGTTTCGGACCGGCGGCCGCGTCACCGCGCCCGCAGTCGCCGACGAGGCCGTCTACGCGGGAACCAGCGGCGGTACGGTCGTCGCACTCGACCCAGCGACGGGACGCCCGAAGTGGGAGTTCGCGTCCGACGGCGGTCTTCAGGCCGCTCCATCGGTCGCGGACGGGGATGTCTTCGTCGCCGACGACGGCGGCCGGGTCACAGCCCTCCACGCCGAAGACGGGTCCCGGCTCTGGACCTTCCAGAGCGCGTCACGGGCGGTCTGTTCGCTCGGACTGAACGGAACCCGATTACTCCTCGCCAGTCTCGACGGCGGGGCGTACGCCCACGACCGAACCGACGGCAGGGAACACTGGCGCTTCAAGCCCTCCCTCGCGGTCCGGCACGCGCCGACGGTGGCCGACGGCGTGGCCTACCTCGGGACAGTGGACGACGGCCGGGTCTACGCGATTTCGGCGGTCACGGGGCGCGAGAAGTGGCGCGCCGAGACAGACGGCGACGTGTGGGCGTCGCCGACGATAGCGGACGGAACCGTCTTCGTGGGAAGTGGGGACGGTTCGGTCTACGCCTTCGACGCCGAGGAGGGGTCCGTAGCGTGGCGGACCGACCTCGGCGCGCGGATTTGGGCGTCACCGACGGTGGCCGACGACGCCCTCCTCGTCGGCACCGACGCAGGGGCGGTGTACGGCCTCGACAGGGAGGATGGGGCGGTACTGTGGTGGTGCCGGGCGACGGACGCCGTGGTCGCTCCCGTGGCCGTCTCGGACGCGACGGCCTACGTGGCCGACTGCGGCGGGGCCGTCACTGCGCTTTCGCTCTCGGCGTAG
- a CDS encoding helix-hairpin-helix domain-containing protein, with protein MSNNDAPDAPDDPTINDEEALTDIHYVGPATAAVLAEAPFDATGISDKTVSYEMLQDAGVNPGVATRLRKVHSLPWSFGGSDEDDDSLEQRSEKVRGLKDEERAWVAASSGDWESQEPETTETTQTTADGDWTPTGEATTDGSGAAEEAEAAWRERSKPDPVTDVPGVTDKMAEILANGGITSVRSLATADPEHVADSLGLGLERVEQWRDQARDLA; from the coding sequence GTGAGCAACAATGACGCCCCCGACGCCCCCGACGACCCGACAATCAACGACGAGGAGGCGCTGACCGACATCCACTACGTCGGTCCGGCGACTGCGGCGGTGCTCGCCGAGGCCCCCTTCGACGCGACAGGTATCAGCGACAAGACAGTCTCCTACGAGATGTTGCAGGACGCGGGCGTGAACCCCGGCGTCGCCACTCGTCTCCGGAAGGTCCACTCCCTCCCGTGGTCGTTCGGAGGAAGCGACGAGGACGACGACTCGCTCGAACAGCGTTCCGAAAAGGTCCGCGGCCTGAAAGACGAGGAGCGAGCGTGGGTCGCCGCGAGTAGCGGCGACTGGGAGTCCCAAGAACCCGAGACCACCGAGACGACCCAGACGACCGCCGACGGCGACTGGACGCCGACCGGCGAGGCCACCACCGACGGGAGCGGCGCGGCCGAGGAGGCCGAGGCGGCGTGGCGCGAGCGGAGCAAACCCGACCCCGTGACCGACGTGCCCGGCGTGACCGACAAGATGGCCGAGATTCTGGCCAACGGCGGCATCACCTCGGTCCGGAGTCTCGCCACCGCCGACCCCGAACACGTCGCCGACTCGCTCGGCCTCGGCCTCGAGCGCGTCGAACAGTGGCGCGACCAAGCGCGGGACCTCGCCTGA
- the gfo6 gene encoding D-xylose 1-dehydrogenase Gfo6: MDLDSYFADFTARDWEADAGEKNGGDETVRIALVGLGGFARNHVLPALAGDATGPTDRTRYCEVRALVSGSPEKAEEVADEYDVAHILTYDEFEEGEDADAFDAVYVAGPNALHLDYARTAANHGKHVLCEKPIEATADRAREMVRACDEAGVTLMVGYRPQIDPAARRLREMIRDGALGDPVAFHGWFTGHILENGGPDQWRLDADLAGGGALMDVGVYPLNAVRFLFDADPASAQATTSSPDPEFEEVDEHVAFQLEFPGEATASCTASYGAQADDRLRVVGTEGQAELAPAFNSETNPTLTVTRGDEEFAYTGAFVNEVAEEFDYFAHCILTDARPDPDGRDSVADMETVAAIYESAETGQRVEVGDVGA; the protein is encoded by the coding sequence ATGGACCTCGATTCGTATTTTGCGGATTTCACGGCCCGCGACTGGGAGGCCGACGCCGGAGAAAAAAACGGGGGCGACGAGACAGTCCGCATCGCGCTCGTCGGTCTCGGCGGGTTCGCCCGAAACCACGTCCTGCCGGCGCTGGCGGGCGATGCCACCGGTCCGACCGACCGGACGCGCTACTGCGAGGTCAGGGCGCTGGTCAGCGGGTCGCCCGAGAAGGCCGAGGAGGTCGCCGACGAGTACGACGTGGCTCACATCCTCACCTACGACGAGTTCGAGGAGGGCGAGGACGCGGACGCTTTCGATGCAGTCTACGTCGCCGGGCCGAACGCACTCCACCTCGATTACGCGAGGACCGCCGCGAACCACGGCAAGCACGTCCTCTGCGAGAAGCCAATCGAGGCGACTGCGGACCGAGCGCGAGAGATGGTCCGGGCCTGCGACGAGGCCGGCGTCACGCTGATGGTGGGCTACCGGCCACAAATCGACCCCGCCGCTCGCCGACTGCGCGAGATGATTCGGGACGGCGCGCTCGGAGACCCAGTGGCCTTCCACGGGTGGTTCACGGGCCACATCTTGGAGAACGGCGGACCCGACCAGTGGCGACTCGACGCGGACCTCGCCGGGGGCGGCGCGCTGATGGACGTGGGCGTCTATCCCCTCAACGCTGTCCGGTTCCTGTTCGACGCCGACCCGGCTTCGGCGCAGGCGACGACCTCCTCGCCGGACCCGGAGTTCGAGGAGGTAGACGAACACGTCGCCTTCCAGTTGGAGTTCCCCGGCGAAGCCACGGCCTCCTGCACCGCGAGTTACGGCGCGCAGGCCGACGACCGACTCCGGGTGGTCGGCACCGAGGGCCAAGCCGAACTCGCCCCGGCGTTCAACTCCGAAACCAATCCCACGCTGACGGTGACGCGGGGCGACGAAGAATTCGCCTACACCGGCGCGTTCGTCAACGAGGTCGCCGAGGAGTTCGACTACTTCGCCCACTGCATCCTGACCGACGCCCGACCGGACCCCGACGGCCGCGACAGCGTGGCCGACATGGAGACCGTCGCGGCCATCTACGAGTCGGCCGAGACCGGCCAGCGCGTCGAGGTCGGCGACGTTGGCGCCTGA
- a CDS encoding MaoC family dehydratase, whose product MTGLYYEEFEVGRTYEHEKRRTVSESDNQQFCDMTMNQQPLHLDADFADDTQFGERLVNGLYTMSLAVGVSIPDTTDGTIVANLSYDDVEHPNPVFHGDTIRAQSTVTDKRETSDGERGVVTMHVEAFVVNRDEDDTEGDGETLVCEFDRTVLSLKKEN is encoded by the coding sequence ATGACGGGACTCTACTACGAGGAGTTCGAAGTGGGCCGGACCTACGAACACGAGAAGCGCCGGACCGTGAGCGAGTCCGACAACCAGCAGTTCTGTGACATGACGATGAACCAGCAACCGCTCCACTTGGACGCCGACTTCGCCGACGACACCCAGTTCGGCGAGCGGTTGGTCAACGGTCTCTACACGATGAGTCTCGCGGTCGGGGTCTCGATTCCCGACACGACCGACGGCACCATCGTCGCTAACCTCTCGTACGACGACGTGGAGCATCCCAACCCGGTGTTCCACGGCGACACCATCCGCGCCCAATCGACCGTCACCGACAAGCGCGAGACCAGCGACGGCGAGCGCGGCGTCGTGACGATGCACGTCGAGGCCTTCGTTGTCAACCGCGACGAAGACGACACCGAGGGCGACGGCGAGACGCTGGTCTGCGAGTTCGACCGGACCGTGCTGTCGCTGAAGAAAGAAAACTAG
- a CDS encoding acyl-CoA carboxylase subunit beta — MKVRISDGATDEEASAIGEALAQHVRDEVEVYVGDADSPAVVRDRPTTAGSAPTQPDEAAEDDLGPTDREYALWDEIEDIELGGPEKYKERLEEQGKLFVRNRLDLWFGEDGMLFEDGKFANFDSWHPDSPEVEEDNDDRLPGDGLLTGAAEFEGRELHFMANDFTVKAGSMAEKGVEKFLRMQQRALKNGKPVLYLMDSSGGRIDQQTGFFANREGIGKYYYNHSMLSGRVPQICVLYGPCIAGAAYTPVFADFTIMVRDMSAMAIASPRMVQMVTGEDIELEELGGPDVHAQQSGSADLVAEDEEHARELVANLVSYLPDSTDEKPPQTEGKPPVKSPEGIDSIVPQEPNKGYDMTDVIDRVVDEGSYFELKPEYGKEIITAFARIDGRPVGIVANQPAQRAGAIFPDAAEKAAEFIWTCDAYEIPLLYLCDTPGFMAGSQVEKDAILEKGKKFIYATSSATVPKQTVVVRKAYGAGIYAMGGPAYDPESVLGLPSGEIAIMGPEAAINAVYARKLSQIEDDDERAQKEQELREEYREDIDVHRMASEVVIDEIVPPSTLRTELENRFAFYEGIEKDLPDKKHGTIL; from the coding sequence ATGAAAGTCCGCATCAGCGACGGGGCGACCGACGAGGAGGCCTCCGCCATCGGGGAGGCGCTCGCCCAGCACGTCCGCGACGAAGTGGAGGTGTACGTCGGCGACGCCGACTCGCCGGCAGTAGTCCGCGACCGACCGACGACCGCGGGGTCCGCCCCCACACAACCGGACGAGGCGGCCGAGGACGACCTCGGGCCGACCGACCGCGAGTACGCCCTCTGGGACGAAATCGAGGACATCGAACTCGGCGGTCCCGAGAAGTACAAGGAGCGCCTCGAAGAGCAGGGCAAACTGTTCGTCCGGAACCGCCTCGACCTCTGGTTCGGCGAGGACGGCATGCTGTTCGAGGACGGCAAGTTCGCCAACTTCGATTCGTGGCACCCCGACAGTCCGGAAGTCGAGGAGGACAACGACGACCGACTCCCCGGCGACGGCCTGCTGACCGGCGCGGCAGAGTTCGAGGGGCGGGAACTGCACTTCATGGCCAACGACTTCACGGTCAAGGCCGGGTCGATGGCCGAGAAGGGCGTCGAGAAGTTCCTCCGGATGCAACAGCGCGCCCTGAAGAACGGCAAGCCCGTGCTGTACCTGATGGACTCGTCGGGTGGCCGAATCGACCAGCAGACCGGATTCTTCGCCAACCGCGAGGGCATCGGCAAGTACTACTACAACCACTCGATGCTCTCGGGTCGGGTGCCCCAAATCTGCGTCCTCTACGGTCCCTGTATCGCAGGTGCGGCCTACACCCCAGTCTTCGCCGACTTCACCATCATGGTCCGGGACATGTCCGCGATGGCAATCGCCTCCCCGCGGATGGTCCAGATGGTCACGGGCGAGGACATCGAACTCGAAGAACTCGGCGGCCCCGACGTTCACGCCCAGCAGTCCGGAAGCGCGGACCTCGTGGCCGAAGACGAGGAGCACGCCCGCGAACTCGTCGCCAATCTCGTCTCGTACCTGCCCGATAGCACCGACGAGAAGCCCCCGCAGACCGAGGGCAAGCCGCCGGTCAAATCCCCCGAGGGAATCGACTCCATCGTTCCCCAAGAGCCGAACAAGGGCTACGACATGACCGACGTTATCGACCGAGTGGTCGACGAAGGCTCCTACTTCGAACTCAAGCCCGAGTACGGCAAGGAAATCATCACGGCGTTCGCCCGCATCGACGGCCGGCCGGTCGGCATCGTGGCCAACCAGCCAGCACAGCGCGCGGGAGCCATCTTCCCCGACGCCGCCGAGAAGGCCGCCGAGTTCATCTGGACCTGCGACGCCTACGAGATTCCGCTCCTGTATCTCTGCGACACCCCCGGATTCATGGCCGGGTCGCAGGTCGAGAAGGACGCGATTCTGGAGAAGGGCAAGAAGTTCATCTACGCCACGTCGTCCGCGACTGTGCCCAAGCAGACCGTGGTCGTCCGGAAAGCCTACGGCGCGGGCATCTACGCCATGGGCGGCCCGGCCTACGACCCCGAGAGCGTCCTCGGCCTCCCGTCCGGCGAAATCGCCATCATGGGTCCCGAGGCCGCAATCAACGCGGTCTACGCTCGAAAGCTCTCCCAAATCGAGGACGACGACGAGCGCGCCCAGAAGGAGCAAGAACTCCGCGAGGAGTACCGCGAGGACATCGACGTGCATCGGATGGCCAGCGAGGTCGTCATCGACGAAATCGTGCCCCCGAGTACGCTCCGGACCGAACTCGAAAATCGCTTCGCCTTCTACGAGGGCATCGAGAAGGACCTGCCGGACAAGAAGCACGGCACCATCCTGTAA
- the gdhB gene encoding glutamate dehydrogenase GdhB, translated as MPSGTVESPEQQGNEETTDEPEPETALETARHQLEHAAAHLDVDPGVIERLKHPTKVHRVAVPLKRDDGEVEVFTGYRAQHDDVRGPYKGGLRFHPHVNEQECVGLSMWMTWKCAVMDLPFGGGKGGIVVDPKDLSEDEKERLTRRFAEELRKFVGPKKDIPAPDMGTDAQTMAWFMDAYSMQEGETIPGVVTGKPPVVGGSEGRQEAPGRSVAIIAREAADYYDYDLEDTTIAVQGFGAVGANAARLLDDWGANVVSVSDVNGAIYDPDGLDTYEIPSHEEEPEAVMNYDAPEKLSNEKILELDVDILIPAAIGNVITPENANDVQADIVIEGANGPTTFAADSILEERGIEVIPDILANAGGVTVSYFEWLQDINRRQWSLERVNEELEKHMLSAWDDVREEVEARDVSWRDAAYIVALSRIAEAKSTRGLWP; from the coding sequence ATGCCTTCAGGAACTGTCGAATCTCCGGAACAGCAGGGTAACGAGGAAACGACCGACGAACCAGAGCCGGAGACGGCGCTCGAAACCGCTCGTCACCAACTCGAACACGCCGCGGCCCACCTCGACGTGGACCCCGGCGTCATCGAGCGACTCAAGCACCCGACCAAGGTCCACCGCGTCGCGGTCCCGCTGAAGCGCGACGACGGCGAGGTCGAAGTGTTCACCGGCTACCGCGCTCAGCACGACGACGTGCGCGGACCCTACAAGGGCGGTCTGCGCTTCCACCCCCACGTCAACGAACAGGAGTGCGTGGGCCTCTCGATGTGGATGACGTGGAAGTGTGCGGTCATGGACCTGCCCTTCGGGGGCGGCAAGGGCGGCATCGTCGTGGACCCCAAGGACCTGAGCGAGGACGAAAAGGAGCGCCTGACCCGGCGCTTCGCCGAGGAGCTTCGGAAGTTCGTCGGGCCGAAGAAGGACATCCCGGCCCCCGACATGGGCACCGACGCCCAGACGATGGCGTGGTTCATGGACGCCTACTCGATGCAGGAGGGCGAGACCATCCCCGGCGTCGTCACCGGGAAGCCGCCGGTCGTCGGCGGGAGCGAGGGTCGCCAAGAGGCCCCCGGTCGGTCGGTCGCCATCATCGCCCGCGAGGCCGCCGACTACTACGACTACGACCTCGAAGACACCACGATTGCGGTGCAGGGCTTCGGTGCGGTCGGCGCGAACGCCGCCCGCCTGCTGGACGACTGGGGCGCGAACGTGGTTTCGGTCAGCGACGTGAACGGGGCTATCTACGACCCCGACGGTCTCGATACCTACGAGATTCCGTCCCACGAGGAGGAACCCGAGGCCGTGATGAACTACGACGCGCCCGAGAAACTCTCGAACGAGAAGATTCTGGAACTCGACGTGGACATCCTCATCCCGGCCGCAATCGGGAACGTCATCACCCCGGAGAACGCCAACGACGTGCAGGCCGACATCGTTATCGAGGGTGCGAACGGCCCGACCACCTTCGCCGCCGACTCCATCCTCGAGGAGCGAGGCATCGAGGTAATCCCGGACATCCTCGCCAACGCGGGCGGGGTGACGGTCTCGTACTTCGAGTGGTTGCAGGACATCAACCGCCGACAGTGGTCGCTCGAACGAGTCAACGAGGAACTGGAAAAGCACATGCTCTCGGCGTGGGACGACGTGCGAGAGGAGGTCGAGGCCCGCGACGTGAGTTGGCGCGACGCGGCCTACATCGTCGCCCTCTCCCGGATTGCGGAGGCCAAGAGTACCCGCGGGCTGTGGCCCTGA
- a CDS encoding DUF5658 family protein produces the protein MSSDGRYWPTLARAGDGSVTAAVAGLSRWERTLWALVGVALVGDLLTTYYGLQIGLTESNPVARAAIERFGFSAMVGLKLFAVGVGLCCRRLLPDRHGLLVPAGLAVPWMAAVVVNLSLYAMVL, from the coding sequence ATGAGTTCGGACGGACGCTACTGGCCGACGCTGGCCCGCGCCGGAGACGGGAGCGTGACCGCCGCGGTGGCGGGTCTCAGTCGCTGGGAGCGGACGCTGTGGGCGCTCGTCGGGGTCGCGCTCGTCGGCGACCTCCTCACGACCTACTACGGCCTCCAAATCGGCCTCACCGAGTCGAATCCGGTCGCGCGGGCCGCCATCGAGCGGTTCGGCTTCTCGGCGATGGTCGGCCTGAAACTGTTCGCGGTCGGGGTCGGCCTCTGCTGTCGGCGACTCCTGCCCGACCGCCACGGACTGCTGGTGCCCGCCGGGTTGGCGGTGCCGTGGATGGCGGCGGTCGTCGTCAACCTCTCGCTGTACGCGATGGTGTTGTAG
- a CDS encoding class I fructose-bisphosphate aldolase, protein MIPLEDSPVTRNGKSLILAYDHGLEHGPSADFGSVPETLDPEQVFDIATHDAVTSLAVQKGVAETYYPSYDDDVNLLAKLNGTSNLWMGEPHSPQNWTVDYAAELGADAVGYTVYSGSNHETEMYEDFRDIQEKAHSEYDLPVVMWSYPRGQGMKNDTKESVIAYATRIALEIGADMAKVKYPGSREAMEWAVQSGADMPVVMSGGSKVSDYEFLSSVEAVMDAGGSGLAVGRNVWQRDEPERILDALEQVIFEGATADEALDE, encoded by the coding sequence ATGATACCACTCGAAGACTCCCCGGTAACGCGCAACGGCAAGTCTCTCATCCTCGCGTACGACCACGGCCTCGAACACGGTCCCTCCGCGGACTTCGGTTCGGTCCCGGAGACCCTCGACCCCGAGCAGGTCTTCGACATCGCCACCCACGACGCGGTCACGTCGCTGGCGGTCCAGAAGGGCGTCGCCGAGACCTACTACCCCTCCTACGACGACGACGTGAACCTGCTGGCGAAGCTGAACGGGACGAGCAACCTCTGGATGGGCGAACCCCACTCGCCCCAGAACTGGACTGTCGATTACGCCGCCGAACTCGGTGCCGACGCGGTTGGCTACACGGTCTACTCCGGGTCGAACCACGAGACCGAGATGTACGAGGACTTCCGTGACATCCAAGAGAAGGCCCACAGCGAGTACGACCTCCCGGTCGTCATGTGGTCGTACCCTCGCGGACAGGGCATGAAGAACGACACCAAGGAGTCGGTCATCGCCTACGCGACCCGCATCGCGCTGGAAATCGGTGCCGACATGGCGAAGGTCAAGTACCCCGGTAGCCGCGAGGCCATGGAGTGGGCGGTCCAGTCGGGTGCCGACATGCCGGTCGTGATGTCGGGTGGCTCGAAGGTCAGCGACTACGAATTCCTCTCCAGCGTCGAGGCCGTCATGGACGCCGGCGGGTCCGGCCTCGCGGTCGGTCGGAACGTCTGGCAGAGAGACGAACCCGAGCGCATCCTCGACGCGCTCGAACAGGTCATCTTCGAGGGAGCCACCGCCGACGAAGCACTCGACGAGTGA
- a CDS encoding HpcH/HpaI aldolase/citrate lyase family protein, with the protein MPRRSVMFTPGDRPEMLRKAPSAGADVIVFDLEDAVAPDSKAEAREEVREVLADPDFAPDCEVCVRVNPTGITADDDLRGVLGNGDQARDAAETLDSVMLPKTEDPADAETLADLLDERDAEVPILALVETAGGILSAENIAEVPEVDALVFGAEDLAADLGATRTDEGTEVLHAREHVVLSASAGGVDAIDTVYTDIEDTEGLREETAFAIELGYDGKMAIHPAQVAPINESFTPAPERVEWAEKILDAKEAADAEGRGVFRVDGEMIDAPLIAQAERVLEYAEAAGEN; encoded by the coding sequence ATGCCACGACGAAGCGTCATGTTTACGCCGGGCGACCGCCCGGAGATGTTGCGCAAAGCGCCGAGTGCCGGGGCCGACGTAATCGTCTTCGACTTGGAGGACGCGGTGGCCCCCGACAGCAAGGCCGAGGCCCGCGAGGAGGTCCGGGAGGTCCTCGCAGACCCCGATTTCGCGCCTGACTGCGAGGTCTGCGTCCGGGTGAACCCCACCGGTATCACAGCGGACGACGACCTCAGAGGAGTCCTCGGAAACGGCGACCAAGCGCGTGACGCCGCCGAGACCCTCGATTCGGTGATGCTCCCCAAGACCGAGGACCCCGCGGACGCCGAGACGCTGGCCGACCTGCTCGACGAGCGAGACGCCGAGGTCCCCATTCTGGCGCTTGTCGAGACCGCTGGCGGGATTCTCTCCGCGGAGAACATCGCGGAGGTCCCCGAGGTTGATGCGCTGGTCTTCGGCGCGGAGGACTTGGCCGCGGACCTCGGCGCGACCCGGACCGACGAGGGGACCGAAGTCCTCCACGCGAGAGAACACGTCGTCCTCTCGGCCAGTGCTGGCGGCGTGGACGCTATCGACACCGTGTACACCGACATCGAGGACACCGAGGGCCTGCGCGAGGAAACCGCGTTCGCCATCGAACTGGGCTACGACGGCAAGATGGCGATTCATCCCGCGCAGGTCGCGCCAATCAACGAGTCGTTCACGCCGGCCCCCGAGCGCGTCGAGTGGGCCGAGAAGATACTCGACGCCAAAGAAGCGGCCGACGCCGAGGGCCGGGGCGTCTTCCGGGTCGATGGCGAGATGATAGACGCGCCGCTGATTGCGCAGGCGGAGCGCGTGCTGGAGTACGCCGAAGCGGCCGGCGAAAATTGA
- a CDS encoding class 1 fructose-bisphosphatase: MDDAQSERAEAEAEDPISRAIAVVARSAPEIRAGLTGRRTKTDDENASGETQLAADVWADELLESRLTDIEGVGQFASEEREEIVDAGDGDLSVAIDPLDGSSNLQSNNSMGTILGVYEGELPAKGRKLVASAYVLYGPITTMVVARDGSVTEYVVEGDGEEDAERRAVREDLALPDDPTVYGFGGRVPNWTDRFADYAGDVEEDLKLRYGGAMIGDVNQVVTYGGVFAYPELDSRPEGKLRLQFEGNPIAYIVESAGGASSNGEESLLDAEADEIHQRTPVYVGNADLIERLEAEF, encoded by the coding sequence ATGGACGACGCCCAATCGGAGCGCGCCGAGGCCGAAGCCGAGGACCCAATTTCGCGGGCCATCGCAGTCGTCGCCCGGTCGGCCCCCGAAATCCGGGCCGGGTTGACTGGCCGCCGGACGAAGACCGACGACGAGAACGCCAGCGGCGAGACCCAACTCGCCGCCGACGTGTGGGCCGACGAACTCCTCGAATCGCGCCTGACCGACATCGAGGGCGTCGGCCAGTTCGCCAGCGAGGAGCGCGAGGAAATCGTGGACGCTGGCGACGGGGACCTCTCGGTCGCAATCGACCCCCTCGATGGCTCCTCGAACCTGCAGTCCAACAACTCGATGGGCACCATCCTCGGGGTCTACGAGGGCGAACTGCCCGCGAAGGGCCGGAAACTGGTCGCGTCGGCCTACGTCCTCTACGGTCCCATCACGACGATGGTGGTCGCTCGGGATGGGTCGGTCACGGAGTACGTCGTCGAGGGAGACGGCGAGGAGGACGCCGAGCGCCGCGCGGTCCGCGAGGACCTTGCCCTGCCCGACGACCCGACGGTCTACGGGTTCGGCGGCCGCGTGCCCAACTGGACCGACCGGTTCGCCGACTACGCCGGGGACGTAGAGGAGGACCTCAAACTGCGCTACGGCGGCGCGATGATAGGCGACGTGAACCAAGTCGTGACCTACGGCGGCGTGTTCGCCTACCCAGAACTCGACTCGCGCCCCGAGGGCAAACTCCGCCTCCAGTTCGAGGGCAACCCCATCGCCTACATCGTGGAGTCGGCGGGCGGGGCGTCTTCGAACGGCGAGGAGTCACTGCTCGACGCCGAGGCCGACGAGATTCACCAGCGCACGCCGGTCTACGTCGGCAACGCGGACCTCATCGAGCGACTGGAAGCCGAGTTCTGA